One genomic region from Enterobacter hormaechei ATCC 49162 encodes:
- the mscK gene encoding mechanosensitive channel MscK, translating to MLHTNRSQHPVLAVFLILLFYFAAAPLSYARADNGSDTPTRAEVQAQLDTLNKQKDLSAQEKLVQQDLTETLETLDKIDRIKAETAQLRQKVAQAPENMRKATEALNALSDVDNDDETRKTLTTLSLRQLESRVAQLLDDLQTAQSDLSTYNSQLVSLQTQPERVQNAMYSASQQLQQIRNRLNGITVGEGALRPTQQTLLNIQQTLLNAEIEQQRKSLEGNTVLQDALQKQRDYVTANINRLEHQLQLLQEAVNSKRLTLTEKTAQEAVSPDETARIQANPLVKQELEINHQLSERLIQATENGSALVQQNIKVKNWLDRALQAERNVKEQIAVLKGSLLLSRILYQQQQTLPSADELEDMTNRIADLRLEQFDVNQQRDALFQSDTFVAKVEEGHSSEVNAEVHDALLQVVDMRRELLDQLNKQLGNQLMMAINLQINQQQLVSVSKSLQEILTQQIFWVNSNKPMDWDWFKSFPETLKSQIKSMKITVNWEKAWPAVMIAFLAGLPLLLIAGLIRWRLKWLKQYQAKLASEVGQLRNDSQLHTPKAILIDLIRALPVCLLILAVGLILLTMQLNISDLLWAFSKKLALFWLVFGLCWKVLEKDGVAVRHFNMPEKLTSHWRRQIVRISLALLPLHFWSVVAELSPLHLMDDVLGQLVIMLNLLLIAVLMWPMCRDSWRDKESHNLRLVTVTVLAIIPLALMVLTATGYFYTTLRLSGRWIETVYLVIVWNLLFQTVLRGLSVAARRIAYRRAVARRQHQVKEGAEGAEPQEEPTIALEQVNQQTMRITMLVMIALFAVMFWAIWSDLITVFAYLDSITLWQYNGTEAGAAVMKSVTMGSLLFALVSSVVAWALIRNLPGLLEVLVLSRLNLRQGASYAITTILNYVIIIVGAMTVFGSLGVSWDKLQWLAAALSVGLGFGLQEIFGNFVSGLIILFERPVRIGDTVTIGTFSGTVSKIRIRATTITDFDRKEVIIPNKAFVTERLINWSLSDTTTRVVIRLGVAYGSDLDKVKEVLLEAAKSHPKVMHDPAPDVFFTTFGPSTLDHELRLYVRELRDRSYTVDELNRTIDRLCRENNINIAFNQLEVHLRNEKGDEHTEVKREIKGDDPTPA from the coding sequence ATGCTGCACACCAATCGCTCGCAACATCCTGTTCTGGCCGTTTTCTTGATCCTGCTGTTTTACTTTGCAGCCGCACCGCTTTCGTATGCCCGTGCAGACAACGGCAGTGACACTCCCACGCGTGCTGAGGTTCAGGCGCAACTCGACACCCTGAATAAGCAGAAAGATCTCTCCGCCCAGGAGAAACTCGTTCAGCAGGATCTGACGGAAACCCTGGAAACGCTGGACAAGATCGATCGCATCAAAGCCGAAACGGCCCAGTTGCGACAGAAGGTGGCTCAGGCGCCGGAAAACATGCGTAAGGCTACGGAGGCGCTGAATGCGCTCAGCGACGTCGATAACGACGATGAAACCCGAAAAACGCTTACCACGCTGTCGTTGCGCCAGCTTGAGTCGCGCGTGGCGCAGTTGCTGGACGATCTGCAAACGGCGCAGTCCGATCTCTCGACCTACAACAGCCAGCTGGTTTCGCTGCAAACCCAGCCAGAGCGCGTGCAGAACGCCATGTATTCCGCGTCGCAACAGCTTCAGCAGATACGTAACCGTCTGAATGGCATCACCGTGGGGGAAGGGGCGCTTCGTCCCACCCAGCAAACGCTGCTGAATATCCAGCAGACGTTGCTGAACGCGGAGATTGAACAGCAGCGCAAGAGTCTGGAAGGCAACACGGTGCTACAGGATGCGCTGCAAAAACAGCGTGACTACGTGACCGCGAATATCAACCGGCTTGAGCATCAGCTTCAGCTGTTGCAGGAAGCGGTGAACAGCAAGCGCCTGACGCTGACCGAAAAAACGGCGCAGGAAGCGGTCTCGCCAGACGAAACGGCGCGTATTCAGGCCAACCCGTTGGTGAAGCAGGAGCTGGAGATTAACCACCAGTTGAGCGAGCGTCTGATTCAGGCGACGGAAAACGGCAGCGCGCTGGTGCAGCAAAATATCAAAGTCAAAAACTGGCTGGATCGCGCGTTGCAGGCCGAGCGTAACGTCAAAGAGCAGATTGCCGTCCTGAAGGGCAGCCTGCTGCTGTCGCGCATTCTCTACCAGCAACAGCAGACGCTGCCGTCCGCCGACGAGCTGGAAGATATGACCAACCGCATTGCGGATCTGCGACTTGAACAGTTTGACGTCAACCAGCAGCGCGATGCGCTGTTCCAGAGTGATACCTTCGTTGCCAAAGTGGAAGAGGGCCATTCAAGTGAAGTGAACGCAGAAGTTCACGACGCGCTGTTACAGGTCGTGGACATGCGCCGCGAACTGCTCGATCAGCTTAACAAGCAGCTGGGCAATCAGCTGATGATGGCGATTAACCTGCAAATCAACCAGCAGCAGCTGGTGAGCGTTTCAAAAAGCCTCCAGGAGATCCTGACCCAGCAGATTTTCTGGGTGAACAGCAACAAACCCATGGACTGGGACTGGTTTAAATCTTTCCCGGAAACGCTGAAATCCCAGATCAAAAGCATGAAAATTACCGTGAACTGGGAGAAAGCCTGGCCTGCGGTGATGATTGCCTTCCTGGCCGGATTACCGCTGTTATTGATTGCCGGGTTGATTCGCTGGCGTTTGAAATGGCTGAAACAGTACCAGGCGAAGCTGGCCTCGGAAGTGGGGCAACTGCGTAACGACAGCCAGCTGCACACCCCGAAAGCTATCCTGATCGACCTGATCCGTGCTCTGCCGGTCTGCCTGTTGATACTCGCCGTGGGCCTGATCCTGCTGACCATGCAGCTGAATATCAGCGATCTGCTGTGGGCGTTTAGCAAGAAGCTGGCGCTGTTCTGGCTGGTGTTTGGCCTGTGCTGGAAAGTGCTGGAAAAAGATGGCGTCGCCGTCCGCCACTTCAACATGCCGGAAAAACTCACCAGCCACTGGCGTCGCCAGATTGTGCGCATCAGCCTCGCGCTGCTACCGCTGCACTTCTGGTCTGTTGTGGCCGAGCTTTCGCCGCTGCATCTGATGGATGACGTGCTGGGGCAGCTGGTGATTATGCTCAACCTGCTGCTGATTGCCGTCCTGATGTGGCCAATGTGCCGCGACAGCTGGCGGGATAAAGAGTCTCACAATCTTCGTCTGGTTACCGTAACGGTGCTGGCGATCATTCCGCTGGCGCTGATGGTGCTGACCGCGACGGGTTACTTCTATACCACGCTTCGTCTGTCAGGCCGCTGGATCGAAACGGTTTATCTGGTGATTGTGTGGAACCTGCTGTTCCAGACCGTGCTGCGTGGTTTGAGCGTGGCGGCGCGCCGCATTGCGTATCGTCGTGCTGTTGCCCGTCGGCAGCATCAGGTGAAAGAGGGGGCTGAAGGGGCAGAGCCGCAGGAAGAGCCGACCATTGCCCTGGAGCAGGTTAACCAGCAAACGATGCGTATCACCATGCTGGTGATGATCGCGCTGTTTGCGGTGATGTTCTGGGCCATCTGGTCTGATTTAATCACCGTCTTCGCCTACCTCGACAGTATCACCCTCTGGCAATACAACGGTACCGAAGCGGGCGCTGCGGTAATGAAAAGCGTCACCATGGGCAGCCTGCTCTTTGCGCTGGTGTCGTCAGTGGTGGCCTGGGCGTTGATCCGCAACCTGCCGGGTCTGCTGGAAGTGCTGGTGCTCTCAAGGCTGAACCTGCGCCAGGGGGCGTCGTATGCTATTACCACCATCCTGAACTACGTCATTATTATTGTCGGGGCGATGACGGTATTCGGTTCGCTGGGCGTCTCGTGGGATAAACTTCAGTGGCTGGCGGCGGCCTTGTCGGTAGGTCTGGGCTTCGGCTTGCAGGAGATCTTCGGTAACTTTGTCTCTGGCCTGATTATCCTGTTCGAACGTCCGGTGCGTATCGGTGATACCGTCACTATCGGCACCTTCTCCGGGACCGTCAGTAAGATCCGTATTCGTGCGACCACCATTACCGACTTCGATCGTAAAGAGGTGATCATCCCGAACAAAGCGTTTGTGACCGAGCGCCTGATCAACTGGTCGCTCTCGGATACCACCACCCGTGTGGTGATCCGACTCGGGGTGGCCTACGGATCAGATCTGGATAAAGTGAAAGAGGTTCTGCTGGAAGCCGCGAAATCACATCCTAAAGTGATGCACGATCCTGCACCTGACGTGTTCTTCACCACCTTCGGGCCAAGCACGCTGGATCATGAGCTGCGCCTGTACGTACGCGAACTGCGCGATCGCAGCTACACCGTCGATGAGCTGAACCGCACCATTGACCGTCTGTGTCGTGAAAACAACATTAATATCGCCTTCAACCAGCTTGAAGTGCACCTGCGCAATGAGAAAGGCGATGAGCATACGGAAGTGAAGCGCGAGATTAAGGGGGATGACCCTACTCCCGCCTGA
- the acrR gene encoding multidrug efflux transporter transcriptional repressor AcrR, translating to MARKTKQQALETRQHILDVAMRLFSQQGVSATSLAQIAQAAGVTRGAIYWHFKDKSDLFGEIWELSESSISDLESEYRAKFPHDPLSVLREILVYILEATVVEERRRLMMEIIFHKCEFVGEMAVVQQAQRDLCLESYDRIEQVLTECMQAKMLPATLLTRRAAILMRSYISGLMENWLFAPESFDLKSEARSYVEIFLEMCQLCPTLQSKLSPRPA from the coding sequence ATGGCACGAAAAACCAAACAACAAGCGCTGGAAACCCGACAACACATTCTTGATGTGGCGATGCGTTTGTTTTCACAGCAGGGTGTTTCGGCAACCTCGCTGGCACAGATTGCTCAGGCCGCGGGCGTCACGCGGGGAGCGATTTACTGGCATTTCAAAGACAAGTCCGACCTGTTTGGTGAAATCTGGGAGCTTTCAGAGTCCAGCATTAGCGATCTTGAGAGTGAGTATCGGGCAAAATTCCCTCACGATCCACTCTCAGTGTTAAGAGAAATTCTAGTATATATCCTTGAAGCGACAGTTGTTGAAGAGCGTCGCCGTCTGATGATGGAAATCATCTTCCATAAATGTGAGTTTGTTGGCGAAATGGCGGTGGTTCAGCAGGCGCAGCGCGACCTCTGTCTGGAAAGCTACGATCGCATCGAACAGGTGCTCACAGAATGCATGCAGGCCAAAATGCTTCCCGCCACATTACTCACCCGCCGGGCGGCGATCCTGATGCGCAGCTATATTTCCGGCCTGATGGAAAACTGGCTTTTCGCCCCGGAGTCGTTCGATCTTAAGTCAGAGGCGCGCAGCTACGTGGAAATTTTTCTCGAGATGTGCCAGCTCTGTCCGACTCTGCAAAGTAAACTTAGCCCGCGCCCTGCCTGA
- the acrA gene encoding multidrug efflux RND transporter periplasmic adaptor subunit AcrA, which translates to MNKNRGLTPLAVVLMLSGSLALTGCDDKQAQQGAQQVPEVGVVTLKSEPLQMTTELPGRTSAYRIAEVRPQVSGIILKRNFTEGGDVKAGESLYQIDPATYQASYESAKGDLAKAEAAAKISQLTLNRYKKLLGTQYISQQDYDTALADAQQANAAVVAAKAAVETARINLAYTKVTSPISGRIGKSAVTEGALVQNGQTTALATVQQLDPIYVDVTQSSNDFLRLKQELASGQLKQENGKAKVELVTNDGIKFSQTGTLEFSDVTVDQTTGSITIRAIFPNPDKTLLPGMFVRARLEEGTNPSAILVPQQGVTRTPRGDASALVVGADNKVEMRNITATQAIGDKWLVTQGLKDGDRVIITGLQKVRPGAQVKAQEVKSDDKQQASAAGQSEQTKS; encoded by the coding sequence ATGAACAAAAACAGAGGGTTAACGCCTCTGGCGGTCGTTCTGATGCTCTCAGGCAGCTTAGCGCTTACAGGATGTGACGACAAACAGGCTCAACAAGGAGCTCAGCAGGTGCCAGAAGTTGGCGTCGTGACGCTCAAATCCGAACCTCTCCAGATGACAACAGAACTACCGGGCCGCACCAGCGCCTACCGCATTGCGGAAGTGCGCCCTCAGGTAAGCGGTATCATCCTGAAACGTAACTTTACCGAGGGCGGTGATGTCAAAGCAGGTGAGTCTCTGTATCAGATTGATCCAGCAACCTATCAGGCGTCTTATGAGAGCGCGAAGGGCGATCTGGCGAAAGCCGAAGCAGCGGCCAAAATTTCGCAGCTGACGTTGAATCGTTACAAGAAACTGCTCGGCACGCAGTACATCAGCCAACAGGATTACGACACTGCCCTGGCCGATGCGCAGCAAGCTAACGCAGCCGTTGTGGCGGCAAAAGCGGCGGTAGAAACCGCGCGTATTAACCTGGCCTACACCAAAGTGACCTCCCCTATCAGCGGTCGCATTGGTAAATCTGCCGTCACCGAAGGTGCGCTGGTGCAGAACGGTCAAACTACCGCGCTGGCCACTGTGCAGCAGCTTGACCCGATCTACGTTGACGTCACCCAGTCCAGCAACGATTTCCTGCGTCTCAAACAGGAACTGGCCAGCGGTCAACTGAAACAGGAAAACGGTAAAGCCAAAGTGGAACTGGTTACCAACGACGGTATCAAGTTCTCACAGACCGGCACACTGGAATTTTCTGATGTGACCGTCGATCAGACCACCGGCTCTATCACCATCCGGGCGATTTTCCCGAATCCGGATAAAACCCTGCTGCCAGGTATGTTCGTACGCGCCCGTCTTGAAGAAGGGACTAACCCAAGCGCCATTCTGGTTCCGCAGCAAGGTGTGACCCGTACGCCACGTGGCGATGCGAGCGCGCTGGTTGTGGGTGCCGATAACAAAGTCGAAATGCGCAATATCACTGCAACGCAGGCGATTGGCGACAAGTGGCTGGTGACGCAAGGTCTGAAAGATGGCGATCGCGTAATTATTACTGGTTTGCAAAAAGTTCGTCCTGGTGCGCAGGTCAAAGCTCAGGAAGTGAAATCTGACGACAAACAACAAGCGTCGGCCGCTGGCCAGTCAGAACAAACCAAGTCTTAA
- the acrB gene encoding multidrug efflux RND transporter permease subunit AcrB, whose amino-acid sequence MPNFFIDRPIFAWVIAIIIMLAGGLAILKLPVAQYPTIAPPAVTISATYPGADAKTVQDTVTQVIEQNMNGIDNLMYMSSNSDSTGTVQITLTFESGTDADIAQVQVQNKLQLAMPLLPQEVQQQGVSVEKSSSSFLMVVGVINTNGTMTQEDISDYVGANMKDAISRTSGVGDVQLFGSQYAMRIWMDPNKLNNFQLTPVDVINAIKAQNAQVAAGQLGGTPPVKGQQLNASIIAQTRLTSADEFSKILLKVNQDGSQVRLRDVAKVELGGENYDVVAKFNGKPASGLGIKLATGANALDTATAIRAELKKMEPFFPSGLKIVYPYDTTPFVKISIHEVVKTLVEAIILVFLVMYLFLQNFRATLIPTIAVPVVLLGTFAVLAIFGYSINTLTMFGMVLAIGLLVDDAIVVVENVERVMAEEGLPPKEATRKSMGQIQGALVGIAMVLSAVFIPMAFFGGSTGAIYRQFSITIVSAMALSVLVALILTPALCATMLKPIQKGGHGEHKGFFGWFNRMFDKSTHHYTDSVGNILRSTGRYLLLYIIIVVGMAFLFVRLPSSFLPDEDQGVFLSMAQLPAGATQERTQKVLDEMTDYFLTKEKDNVESVFAVNGFGFAGRGQNTGIAFVSLKDWSERPGAENKVEAITGRAMGTFSQIKDAMVFAFNLPAIVELGTATGFDFQLIDQGGLGHEKLTQARNQLFGEVAKHPDLLVGVRPNGLEDTPQYKIDIDQEKAQALGVSISDINTTLGAAWGGSYVNDFIDRGRVKKVYVMSEAQYRMLPNDINNWYVRGSNGQMVPFSAFSTSHWEYGSPRLERYNGLPSMEILGQAAPGRSTGEAMNLMEELASKLPAGIGYDWTGMSYQERLSGNQAPALYAISLIVVFLCLAALYESWSIPFSVMLVVPLGVIGALLAATFRGLTNDVYFQVGLLTTIGLSAKNAILIVEFAKDLMEKEGKGLIEATLEAVRMRLRPILMTSLAFILGVMPLVISSGAGSGAQNAVGTGVMGGMVTATVLAIFFVPVFFVVVRRRFSRKNEDVEHNHSVEHH is encoded by the coding sequence ATGCCTAATTTCTTTATCGATCGCCCCATATTTGCGTGGGTGATCGCCATAATCATCATGCTGGCCGGGGGACTTGCGATCCTGAAGCTGCCTGTTGCGCAATATCCAACGATTGCGCCGCCGGCAGTGACGATCTCCGCAACCTACCCGGGCGCTGATGCCAAAACGGTGCAGGACACCGTTACGCAGGTTATCGAACAGAACATGAACGGTATCGATAACCTGATGTACATGTCCTCAAACAGTGACTCAACCGGTACGGTTCAGATCACCCTGACCTTTGAATCCGGTACGGATGCGGACATTGCGCAGGTTCAGGTGCAGAACAAATTGCAGCTGGCGATGCCCCTGCTGCCGCAGGAAGTGCAACAGCAGGGTGTGAGCGTCGAGAAATCGTCCAGTAGCTTCCTGATGGTTGTCGGCGTAATCAACACCAACGGCACCATGACGCAGGAGGATATTTCCGACTACGTGGGCGCCAACATGAAAGACGCCATCAGCCGTACGTCTGGTGTGGGTGACGTTCAGCTGTTCGGTTCCCAGTACGCGATGCGTATCTGGATGGATCCGAATAAACTGAACAACTTCCAGCTGACGCCGGTTGACGTGATTAACGCGATTAAAGCGCAGAACGCCCAGGTTGCCGCCGGTCAGTTGGGTGGTACGCCGCCGGTGAAAGGCCAGCAGCTTAACGCCTCTATCATCGCCCAAACGCGTCTGACCTCCGCCGATGAGTTCAGTAAAATTCTGCTGAAAGTGAATCAGGATGGTTCGCAGGTGCGCCTGCGTGACGTGGCGAAGGTTGAGTTGGGCGGTGAGAACTACGACGTAGTTGCGAAGTTCAACGGCAAACCGGCTTCCGGCCTGGGTATCAAACTGGCGACAGGCGCTAACGCCCTGGACACCGCGACGGCTATCCGTGCAGAGCTGAAGAAGATGGAACCGTTCTTCCCGTCAGGTCTGAAAATCGTTTATCCGTATGACACCACGCCATTCGTTAAAATTTCGATTCACGAAGTGGTAAAAACCCTGGTTGAGGCGATCATCCTCGTCTTCCTGGTCATGTACCTGTTCCTGCAAAACTTCCGCGCAACGCTGATCCCAACCATCGCCGTGCCGGTTGTACTGCTCGGGACCTTCGCGGTGCTGGCGATATTTGGCTACTCGATAAACACCCTGACAATGTTCGGGATGGTGCTCGCCATCGGCCTGCTGGTGGATGACGCCATCGTGGTGGTAGAGAACGTCGAGCGTGTCATGGCGGAAGAAGGCCTGCCGCCGAAGGAAGCAACCCGTAAATCAATGGGCCAGATCCAGGGCGCGCTGGTCGGTATCGCGATGGTACTGTCAGCGGTATTTATCCCGATGGCCTTCTTCGGCGGCTCTACCGGTGCGATTTACCGTCAGTTCTCCATCACCATCGTTTCGGCGATGGCCCTGTCGGTACTGGTTGCACTGATCCTGACGCCAGCCCTGTGCGCAACGATGCTGAAGCCGATTCAGAAAGGCGGCCACGGCGAGCACAAAGGGTTCTTCGGCTGGTTCAACCGCATGTTTGATAAGAGCACGCACCACTACACCGACAGCGTGGGTAACATCCTGCGCAGCACCGGTCGTTACCTGCTGCTCTATATCATCATCGTGGTAGGGATGGCTTTCCTGTTCGTTCGTCTGCCAAGCTCGTTCCTGCCCGATGAAGACCAGGGCGTGTTCCTGAGCATGGCTCAGCTTCCGGCCGGTGCGACGCAAGAGCGTACGCAGAAAGTGCTGGATGAGATGACCGACTACTTCCTGACCAAAGAGAAAGACAACGTTGAATCCGTGTTTGCGGTTAACGGCTTTGGCTTCGCGGGTCGTGGTCAGAACACCGGTATCGCCTTCGTTTCTCTGAAAGACTGGTCTGAACGTCCGGGCGCAGAGAACAAGGTAGAGGCGATTACTGGCCGTGCGATGGGCACCTTCTCGCAGATTAAAGATGCGATGGTCTTCGCCTTTAACCTGCCAGCGATTGTTGAACTGGGTACGGCGACCGGCTTCGACTTCCAGCTGATTGACCAGGGCGGTCTGGGCCATGAAAAACTGACTCAGGCGCGTAACCAGCTGTTTGGTGAGGTGGCAAAACACCCTGACCTGCTGGTGGGTGTACGTCCTAACGGCCTGGAAGATACGCCGCAGTACAAAATCGATATCGACCAGGAGAAAGCTCAGGCGCTGGGCGTGTCCATCAGCGACATCAATACCACGCTGGGCGCGGCCTGGGGCGGTAGCTACGTCAACGACTTCATCGACCGTGGTCGCGTGAAGAAAGTGTACGTGATGTCTGAAGCGCAATACCGCATGCTGCCGAACGATATCAACAACTGGTACGTTCGCGGCAGCAATGGCCAGATGGTGCCGTTCTCCGCCTTCTCAACCTCGCACTGGGAATACGGTTCGCCACGTCTGGAGCGTTATAACGGCTTGCCATCGATGGAAATCCTCGGTCAGGCGGCACCAGGCCGAAGCACCGGTGAAGCCATGAACCTGATGGAAGAACTGGCCAGCAAACTGCCTGCGGGTATCGGCTACGACTGGACCGGCATGTCCTATCAGGAACGTCTGTCCGGTAACCAGGCCCCTGCCCTGTACGCCATTTCACTGATTGTGGTGTTCCTGTGTCTGGCGGCATTGTATGAGAGCTGGTCGATTCCGTTCTCCGTAATGCTGGTGGTACCGCTGGGGGTTATCGGTGCGCTGCTTGCCGCAACGTTCCGTGGGCTGACCAACGACGTTTACTTCCAGGTAGGCCTGCTGACAACCATTGGCTTGTCGGCGAAGAACGCGATACTTATCGTTGAATTCGCCAAAGATCTGATGGAGAAAGAAGGCAAAGGACTTATCGAGGCGACGCTTGAAGCGGTGCGTATGCGTCTGCGTCCAATCCTGATGACGTCCCTGGCATTTATCCTGGGTGTTATGCCGCTGGTTATCAGCTCCGGTGCTGGCTCCGGCGCGCAGAACGCGGTGGGTACCGGTGTAATGGGTGGTATGGTCACGGCGACCGTTCTCGCCATCTTCTTTGTGCCGGTGTTCTTCGTGGTGGTTCGTCGCCGCTTCAGCCGTAAAAATGAAGATGTTGAGCACAATCACTCGGTAGAACATCACTGA
- the tomB gene encoding Hha toxicity modulator TomB, translated as MDEYSPKRHDIAQLKFLCESLYHDCLANLEESNHGWVNDPTSAINLQLNELIEHIATFALNYKIKYNEDNKLIEQIDEYLDDTFMLFSSYGINAQDLQKWRKSGNRLFRCFTNVSRANPVSLSC; from the coding sequence ATGGACGAGTACTCGCCAAAAAGGCATGATATCGCGCAGTTGAAATTTCTCTGCGAATCCTTGTACCATGACTGCCTTGCCAATCTTGAAGAAAGTAATCATGGCTGGGTAAACGATCCAACGTCTGCTATCAATTTACAGCTCAACGAGCTGATTGAGCATATCGCTACCTTCGCACTTAATTATAAAATTAAGTACAATGAAGATAATAAGTTGATAGAGCAAATTGATGAATACCTGGACGACACCTTTATGTTGTTCAGCAGCTACGGCATTAACGCACAGGATTTGCAGAAATGGCGTAAATCAGGAAACCGTCTATTTCGCTGCTTCACGAATGTCAGCAGAGCAAACCCGGTTAGTCTTTCCTGTTAG
- a CDS encoding HHA domain-containing protein, which translates to MSEKPLTKVDYLMRLRRCQSIDTLERVIEKNKYELSDNELAVFYSAADHRLAELTMNKLYDKIPSSVWKFVR; encoded by the coding sequence ATGTCTGAAAAACCATTAACGAAAGTCGATTATTTGATGCGCCTGCGACGCTGCCAGTCAATTGACACCCTCGAACGTGTTATTGAGAAAAATAAATACGAGCTGTCTGATAATGAACTGGCGGTATTTTATTCAGCCGCTGACCATCGCCTTGCTGAACTGACCATGAATAAACTGTATGACAAGATCCCCTCTTCGGTATGGAAATTTGTCCGTTAA
- the maa gene encoding maltose O-acetyltransferase, producing MSEEKQKMIAGEYYRPGDDTLRADRLRARHLIHRYNHTAPDEKAERRAVLAELLGQSEGAYIEPSFRCDYGYNIYLGKNFYANFDCVMLDVCPVHIGDNCMLAPGVHIYTATHPLDATERNSGLEYGKPVTIGDNVWIGGRAVINPGVTIGDNVVIASGAVVTKDVPANAVVGGNPAKIIKML from the coding sequence ATGAGTGAAGAAAAACAGAAGATGATTGCAGGTGAATATTACCGCCCTGGCGATGACACGCTGCGGGCTGACCGTTTACGCGCGCGTCATCTTATTCACCGCTATAACCATACCGCACCCGATGAGAAAGCCGAACGTCGCGCCGTGTTAGCTGAGCTGCTGGGCCAAAGCGAAGGTGCCTATATCGAGCCGAGCTTCCGCTGCGATTATGGCTATAACATCTATTTGGGCAAAAATTTTTACGCCAACTTCGACTGCGTAATGCTTGACGTCTGTCCTGTTCATATTGGTGATAACTGTATGCTCGCACCGGGTGTTCACATTTATACGGCCACGCATCCCCTGGATGCGACCGAACGTAACAGTGGGCTGGAGTACGGTAAACCGGTCACTATTGGAGATAACGTCTGGATCGGCGGACGCGCGGTGATTAATCCGGGCGTGACCATTGGCGATAATGTGGTGATTGCTTCCGGTGCGGTAGTGACCAAAGACGTCCCGGCCAATGCGGTCGTAGGCGGGAATCCGGCAAAAATCATAAAAATGCTCTAA
- a CDS encoding YlaC family protein, protein MTEIQRLLTATIDDLNTREKRDNRPRFSISFIRKHPGLFVAMYAAWLATLIVMLRSETLVDSVWLLVVLFVVFNAFFFFDVNPRYRYEDIDVLDFRVCYNGEWYNTRYVPPELIDNIMRSPSVETGLKEKLQKMVSTKGELSFYDVFTLSRPASS, encoded by the coding sequence ATGACAGAGATACAGCGCCTGCTTACCGCCACCATCGACGATCTCAATACCCGCGAAAAGCGCGACAATCGCCCGCGCTTTAGCATCAGCTTTATTCGCAAACACCCCGGTTTGTTCGTCGCCATGTACGCCGCCTGGCTGGCAACGCTTATCGTCATGCTGAGATCTGAAACGCTGGTCGATTCCGTCTGGCTGCTGGTTGTGCTGTTCGTGGTGTTTAACGCGTTTTTCTTTTTCGACGTCAATCCGCGTTACCGGTATGAAGATATCGACGTACTCGATTTCCGCGTGTGCTACAACGGGGAGTGGTACAACACGCGTTATGTGCCGCCTGAACTCATCGACAATATTATGCGCTCCCCCTCAGTCGAAACCGGGCTTAAAGAGAAGCTACAAAAAATGGTTTCGACCAAAGGCGAACTGTCGTTTTATGACGTTTTTACCCTCTCCCGCCCTGCCAGTAGCTGA
- the ykgO gene encoding type B 50S ribosomal protein L36 has protein sequence MQVLNSLRSAKQRHPDCQIVKRKGRLYVICKSNPRFKAVQGRKKRR, from the coding sequence ATGCAGGTGCTTAACTCATTGCGCAGTGCAAAACAGCGTCACCCGGATTGCCAGATCGTTAAACGTAAAGGGCGTCTGTACGTGATTTGCAAATCTAACCCGCGTTTTAAGGCGGTGCAGGGGCGTAAAAAAAGGCGCTAA
- a CDS encoding type B 50S ribosomal protein L31 has translation MKPNIHPTYRTVVFHDTTANEYFKVGSTIKTDREIELEGETYPYVTLDVSSKSHPFYTGKQKTFSTDGSAARFRKRFGGFLDAKRG, from the coding sequence ATGAAACCGAATATCCATCCAACCTATCGCACCGTTGTGTTTCATGACACCACGGCGAATGAATACTTTAAAGTCGGCTCAACGATTAAGACAGACCGTGAAATTGAGCTTGAGGGAGAAACGTATCCCTACGTCACCCTTGATGTCTCCTCTAAATCACATCCGTTTTACACCGGGAAGCAGAAGACCTTCTCGACGGATGGCAGCGCGGCGCGCTTCCGCAAGCGTTTTGGCGGCTTTCTTGATGCGAAGCGAGGCTAA